The Fimbriimonas ginsengisoli Gsoil 348 genome window below encodes:
- a CDS encoding mercuric reductase, with the protein MRKEAFDAIVIGAGQGGDPLARAFAQSGKRTALIERAAVGGTCVNYGCTPTKTLVHIAKVANTVRRSEEYGVHSSAPEMDMLKVRELKRAIVADFRDGTEAKIKKVANLELIYGHARFTSPKTVTVGPRTLQAETICVNTGTRPLIPPVEGLDKVPYLDNASIMELDRVPDSLLIMGGGYIGLEFGQMYARFGSRVTIFEHGTRFLPREDRDVADEVLKILREDGIDIRLGYNVKRVSHDGARLHLGAETANGKERFEGTDLLVAVGRRPNTDDLGIELAGIEVDEHGYIKTDPKLKTTAPGIFALGDVKGGPAFTHISYDDFRLLKENLIDGGDRKITGRPIPYCMFTDPQLGRVGLSEEEAKKNGIDCKVCKMPMANVARALEMNESRGFIKALVDPGTDKILGAAVLGVEGGEVMSMIELAMLGGLTATDLRNGILAHPTLSELLNNLFM; encoded by the coding sequence ATGCGCAAAGAAGCTTTTGACGCCATCGTGATCGGGGCTGGCCAAGGAGGGGATCCCCTGGCGAGGGCGTTCGCCCAGTCGGGGAAACGCACCGCGCTGATCGAGCGAGCCGCGGTCGGCGGGACGTGTGTCAACTATGGCTGCACGCCAACCAAGACTCTCGTGCACATCGCCAAGGTGGCGAACACCGTCCGGCGGTCGGAAGAATACGGGGTTCACTCCTCGGCTCCGGAAATGGACATGCTCAAAGTCCGAGAGCTCAAGCGAGCCATCGTCGCAGACTTTCGCGACGGCACGGAAGCGAAGATCAAGAAGGTCGCGAATCTGGAGCTCATTTACGGCCACGCCCGTTTCACCAGTCCCAAAACCGTGACGGTCGGCCCCCGCACCCTCCAAGCGGAAACGATCTGCGTCAACACCGGCACGAGGCCACTGATCCCTCCAGTGGAAGGCCTGGACAAAGTTCCGTATCTCGACAACGCCTCGATCATGGAATTAGACCGCGTTCCCGATTCGCTCCTTATCATGGGGGGCGGCTATATCGGGCTCGAGTTTGGTCAGATGTACGCCCGATTCGGAAGCAGGGTCACTATCTTCGAACACGGAACACGTTTTCTCCCGCGTGAGGATCGGGACGTGGCCGACGAAGTCCTCAAGATTCTGCGGGAGGACGGAATCGACATTCGTCTCGGCTACAACGTTAAGCGGGTGAGCCACGACGGCGCTCGGCTTCATTTGGGAGCCGAAACCGCCAATGGGAAGGAGCGTTTTGAGGGTACGGACCTATTGGTCGCCGTTGGACGCCGGCCGAACACCGACGATTTGGGGATCGAGCTGGCCGGCATCGAAGTCGACGAGCACGGTTACATCAAAACCGATCCCAAACTCAAAACGACTGCTCCCGGCATTTTCGCCCTTGGCGACGTAAAGGGCGGCCCCGCCTTCACCCACATTAGCTACGACGATTTCCGGCTCCTGAAGGAAAACCTGATCGACGGCGGCGACCGAAAGATCACCGGGCGACCGATCCCATATTGCATGTTCACCGACCCCCAACTCGGACGGGTGGGCTTGAGCGAGGAGGAGGCGAAGAAAAATGGGATCGATTGCAAGGTTTGCAAGATGCCGATGGCTAACGTCGCCCGCGCTCTCGAAATGAACGAATCGCGCGGATTCATCAAGGCATTGGTCGATCCCGGCACGGACAAGATCCTCGGCGCAGCAGTGCTTGGCGTAGAGGGGGGCGAGGTGATGTCGATGATCGAGCTGGCGATGCTGGGCGGACTTACCGCCACCGATCTAAGAAACGGGATACTCGCCCATCCGACCCTGTCGGAGCTGCTGAACAACCTGTTTATGTAG
- a CDS encoding response regulator, with protein MTRRPRDEEQSVVKRATLDASNASELTSELLRRNEQLATLHQIGVALGRLSTPDEIPQIVHRAMSGRILDNHNIFIALYDETSRRIDFSVYSIEGKPHSEPSRTFGDHGIGITEFVLTHQTPLLIRSDLQRELTRRGIAQLGRQAKCLLTVPILAGKKALGVISVQNYHAEGLYDETHLELLSTIASQTAVALENSRLLAERELAVARQRRLMELSAAINANQDLDVVLRVVRDAICESIADRVGVWIVQDGEMRGSWGTDIDGTVIDERGRRTTFKSWGNAVQELVAKGLPFAIRDFQRKMPDGTIRQHIPWAALAMQAGGELVGIVSMDTLHSLRPINPADLEPLLPFCEQAAVAIQRARILDETRRLVKRQARLMELSAAISANKRLDEILRMVRDALADAGVADRVGVWTLKNNRLYGAWGTDAEGKVLDERDLDFALDEWDTKIQDLIIQELPYILTKFDQDDKKDVTQGVIAMRAGGEVVGIISLDTFLCGRELKPSDLEPLLAFAEQAAVAIQNASLTEQSDKIIRRQRRLMELSAAVSANRKLEEVLRLVRDAVAESGVGDRVGVWTLKGDYLHGSWGTDEYGEVTDERGLTYHVTDWEIDVRMLGHREAPYVLAELTHVMETGEQRERVPQSILPMRVGGELVGIISIDALISGKPITAADVEHLLPFAEQAAVAIQNLRLLDSANRELAERQRVESVLRAKATELLQARDEALEATRAKGQFLANMSHEIRTPMNGIIGMASLLLSTQLDPEQRDYTLTLRNSADSLLLLLNDVLDYSKIEAGKIEIESVPLDLRELIEDVSELLAPRAHAKGLEFVCAIQPDFPSSLIGDPGRLRQVLVNLIGNAIKFTDIGLILVRAGAVQADGDTFQVRLEVCDTGVGIPEFRWETIFQSFTQADGSTTRRFGGTGLGLTISRQLVELMGGRIGLSSRESEGSRFWVELPLAKSAIPQTAVEKIVPCHVIVASSNQATREVLAEHLRYWNCVVEEATSINDLVALVRHRPDLLLIDADLEGGTWKSAISALRLAGLETPTTYLLTPLGTRVEVEVESSGFVAGALSKPVRQWQILETLQKLGGGQPTSTKRLATAPEEGVQVPLGLNVLVAEDNPVNRKIVEKFLQRWQCRVQSVETGRQALELVQKTPFDVVLMDVQMPEMDGFEATAAIREWEVATGRHVPIVATTAYAMEGDQEKCFDAGMDAYVSKPINPQELYAVLASLAKLYPPT; from the coding sequence ATGACACGGCGACCACGCGACGAGGAACAGTCGGTTGTGAAGCGAGCGACGCTTGACGCCTCGAACGCAAGCGAATTGACCTCCGAGCTGCTCCGCCGGAACGAGCAATTGGCAACGCTGCATCAGATTGGCGTAGCCCTGGGCCGGCTGTCGACTCCCGACGAGATTCCCCAAATCGTCCATCGGGCGATGTCTGGCCGAATTCTCGACAACCACAACATTTTTATCGCCCTGTACGACGAGACGAGCCGACGAATCGATTTTTCCGTCTACTCGATCGAAGGTAAGCCGCACAGCGAGCCTTCCCGCACCTTTGGAGACCATGGAATCGGAATCACCGAGTTCGTGCTCACCCACCAGACACCTCTCCTCATCAGGTCCGATCTGCAGAGGGAGCTCACCAGGCGCGGCATCGCCCAGCTTGGCCGCCAAGCCAAATGCTTACTCACGGTGCCGATCCTCGCCGGGAAGAAAGCGTTAGGGGTGATCTCCGTTCAGAACTACCACGCGGAGGGGCTGTACGATGAGACGCACCTCGAGCTGCTTTCGACGATCGCCTCCCAAACCGCGGTTGCGCTGGAAAACAGCCGCTTGCTGGCCGAGCGAGAGTTAGCCGTGGCGCGGCAACGCCGGTTGATGGAGCTTTCGGCGGCCATCAACGCAAACCAGGACTTGGACGTTGTCCTGCGGGTGGTTCGCGACGCGATCTGCGAATCGATCGCCGACCGGGTGGGTGTTTGGATCGTTCAAGACGGTGAGATGCGCGGTTCTTGGGGAACCGATATCGATGGAACCGTCATCGACGAACGGGGCCGGCGCACGACGTTCAAGTCGTGGGGGAACGCCGTCCAGGAGCTCGTAGCGAAAGGGCTGCCGTTTGCCATCCGGGATTTTCAGCGAAAGATGCCGGACGGAACCATCCGCCAGCACATTCCTTGGGCCGCGCTAGCGATGCAGGCGGGTGGCGAGCTCGTCGGCATCGTCAGCATGGACACGCTCCATTCCCTGCGCCCGATAAATCCAGCCGATCTCGAGCCCCTGCTTCCCTTCTGCGAACAAGCTGCGGTCGCCATTCAAAGGGCGCGGATCCTCGACGAAACCCGGAGGTTGGTCAAGCGGCAAGCCCGCCTTATGGAGCTGTCGGCTGCGATCAGCGCGAACAAGCGGCTCGACGAGATCCTTCGTATGGTTCGCGACGCGCTCGCCGACGCGGGAGTCGCCGATCGAGTCGGCGTCTGGACTCTGAAGAACAACCGCCTCTATGGCGCTTGGGGCACCGACGCCGAAGGAAAGGTTCTCGACGAACGGGACTTGGACTTCGCGCTCGATGAATGGGACACGAAGATCCAGGATCTGATAATCCAAGAGCTCCCTTACATTCTCACCAAATTTGACCAAGACGATAAAAAGGATGTGACGCAAGGGGTGATCGCCATGCGCGCCGGCGGCGAGGTGGTCGGAATTATCAGTCTCGACACCTTCCTTTGCGGCCGGGAGCTAAAACCTTCCGATCTCGAGCCGCTCCTCGCCTTTGCGGAACAAGCGGCGGTCGCGATTCAGAACGCTTCCCTAACCGAGCAGAGCGATAAGATCATCCGGCGGCAACGGCGGCTGATGGAGCTCTCGGCGGCGGTAAGCGCGAATAGGAAGCTGGAAGAGGTGCTCCGCCTCGTTCGCGATGCCGTGGCCGAATCCGGCGTGGGAGACCGGGTGGGGGTCTGGACCCTAAAGGGGGACTATCTACACGGATCTTGGGGGACTGACGAGTATGGCGAGGTGACCGACGAGCGAGGCCTCACTTATCACGTCACCGATTGGGAAATCGATGTTCGCATGCTCGGCCACAGAGAGGCTCCCTACGTCCTTGCAGAGCTGACGCACGTCATGGAGACCGGCGAGCAACGAGAGAGGGTTCCCCAGAGCATCTTGCCGATGCGGGTCGGGGGCGAGCTCGTCGGCATTATCAGCATCGATGCTTTGATCAGTGGAAAGCCGATCACCGCCGCGGATGTCGAACACCTACTGCCCTTCGCCGAGCAGGCGGCGGTAGCGATTCAAAACCTTAGGCTCTTGGACTCCGCCAACCGAGAACTGGCCGAACGGCAGCGGGTGGAATCGGTCCTTCGAGCAAAAGCGACGGAGCTTCTGCAGGCGCGCGACGAAGCATTGGAGGCGACGCGAGCAAAAGGGCAATTCCTGGCCAACATGAGCCACGAGATCCGAACCCCGATGAACGGAATCATCGGAATGGCCTCGCTCCTGCTCTCCACACAGCTCGATCCGGAACAGCGGGACTATACGTTGACGCTCCGGAATTCGGCCGATTCACTCTTGCTCCTGTTAAACGACGTCCTCGACTACTCCAAGATCGAAGCCGGAAAAATCGAAATCGAATCGGTTCCGCTGGACCTTCGCGAGCTGATCGAGGATGTTTCCGAATTGTTGGCGCCGAGGGCTCATGCCAAGGGATTGGAATTCGTTTGTGCAATCCAGCCCGATTTCCCCAGCAGCCTTATCGGCGATCCGGGACGGCTCCGCCAGGTGCTGGTAAACCTCATCGGAAACGCGATCAAGTTCACGGATATCGGCCTCATTTTAGTTCGTGCCGGAGCTGTCCAGGCGGATGGTGACACTTTTCAAGTGCGGCTGGAGGTCTGCGATACCGGGGTCGGAATCCCCGAATTCCGGTGGGAGACGATCTTCCAAAGCTTCACCCAGGCGGACGGCAGCACCACTCGGCGATTCGGCGGTACCGGTCTGGGCCTTACGATTAGTCGGCAACTGGTTGAGCTCATGGGTGGGCGGATCGGCCTGTCTAGCCGCGAATCGGAGGGGAGCCGGTTTTGGGTCGAACTTCCATTGGCCAAGTCCGCGATTCCGCAAACCGCGGTCGAAAAAATCGTTCCCTGCCATGTCATCGTCGCCTCTTCCAACCAAGCTACTCGCGAGGTCCTCGCAGAGCATCTGCGTTACTGGAACTGCGTTGTTGAGGAGGCAACCTCGATCAACGATCTTGTAGCTCTGGTGAGACATCGTCCCGATCTACTCCTGATCGATGCCGACCTGGAGGGCGGAACGTGGAAGAGTGCGATCAGCGCCCTACGGCTTGCGGGACTTGAGACCCCAACGACGTACCTCCTGACTCCACTGGGTACCCGAGTTGAAGTCGAGGTAGAGTCCAGCGGTTTCGTAGCCGGCGCCCTCTCCAAACCCGTACGGCAATGGCAGATCCTTGAGACTCTGCAAAAGCTTGGAGGAGGCCAGCCGACGTCAACGAAACGGCTTGCTACCGCCCCGGAGGAAGGTGTTCAGGTCCCGTTAGGACTCAACGTCTTGGTTGCGGAGGATAACCCCGTCAACCGGAAAATCGTCGAGAAATTCCTGCAGCGATGGCAATGCCGGGTCCAATCGGTAGAAACCGGACGTCAGGCATTAGAGTTGGTTCAGAAAACCCCGTTCGACGTCGTTCTGATGGACGTTCAGATGCCCGAGATGGATGGATTCGAGGCGACGGCTGCGATCCGTGAATGGGAAGTCGCCACGGGTCGCCATGTCCCGATCGTGGCCACAACCGCCTACGCGATGGAAGGGGACCAGGAGAAGTGCTTCGACGCGGGGATGGACGCTTACGTGTCGAAACCGATCAACCCACAAGAGTTGTATGCCGTCCTCGCGAGCCTCGCCAAGCTCTACCCACCTACATAA
- a CDS encoding DinB family protein produces MDTAVTSSPIVEQAKQYTVICKDRLLKTLSFIPDDKLDWAPAPTCKSALRIAAHCGVSNGNFLAIIAGAKFPEISREEMIAMAMEAEKAVTTREQAIALIEQSSQAVLDALDSLTPEQIEMVIETPFITAPMPFWMNLPGRHMDNHASQIDYLQTCWGDMVWHL; encoded by the coding sequence ATGGACACCGCCGTCACTTCCTCCCCCATCGTCGAGCAAGCCAAGCAGTACACCGTCATCTGCAAAGATCGCTTGCTCAAGACTTTGAGTTTCATTCCGGACGATAAGCTCGACTGGGCTCCGGCTCCCACGTGCAAGAGTGCCCTTCGCATTGCCGCGCACTGCGGCGTTTCCAATGGCAACTTCCTCGCGATCATCGCCGGGGCAAAATTCCCCGAGATTTCGCGCGAAGAAATGATCGCCATGGCGATGGAAGCTGAAAAAGCGGTGACGACCCGCGAACAGGCGATCGCACTAATCGAGCAGTCGTCCCAAGCCGTCCTCGACGCCTTGGATAGCCTTACACCTGAGCAGATTGAAATGGTGATCGAAACTCCATTTATTACTGCGCCGATGCCGTTCTGGATGAACCTACCGGGACGCCATATGGACAACCATGCTTCGCAAATCGACTACCTGCAAACCTGCTGGGGCGATATGGTCTGGCATCTATAG
- a CDS encoding inorganic diphosphatase, with product MTSISELSPYDDDGTLNVVIETPQGSRNKLAFDEKLGLFRLKGVLPAGHSFPFDFGFIPSTAGEDGDPLDVLVLMDAAVYPGCLVPSRLIGVIEAEQTERGGKTERNDRLIAVAANSRVHETIKDLGDLSGPLLDEIEHFFISYNEAKGKQFCPKARRGHTAANRLVEAACRKR from the coding sequence ATGACGTCGATTTCCGAGCTTTCGCCCTATGACGACGACGGAACGCTGAACGTTGTCATCGAGACGCCGCAAGGTAGTCGCAATAAGCTCGCGTTCGATGAGAAGCTCGGGCTCTTCAGATTGAAAGGGGTTTTGCCCGCCGGGCACAGCTTTCCGTTCGACTTCGGTTTCATCCCATCGACGGCGGGCGAAGACGGCGATCCGCTCGATGTCCTGGTCCTGATGGACGCGGCGGTGTATCCAGGCTGCCTCGTTCCCAGCCGCCTTATCGGGGTGATCGAGGCCGAACAGACTGAGCGGGGCGGGAAGACGGAACGCAACGACCGCCTCATCGCCGTCGCGGCGAATAGCCGTGTCCACGAGACGATCAAGGACCTCGGAGACTTGAGTGGCCCTCTCCTTGACGAGATCGAGCACTTTTTCATTTCTTACAACGAGGCGAAGGGGAAACAGTTCTGTCCTAAAGCCCGCCGGGGCCACACCGCGGCCAATCGCCTCGTCGAGGCTGCTTGCCGAAAGCGATAG
- a CDS encoding DinB family protein, which yields MPSFDACPLDGYPTELGLLLATLQSCTWDWRDELGDVDEDAIVWQARSGGHSIGAVLLHIGEVELYWIEEVVLGREMSEADLQLFMSREIEQYKGQWPSPPRRPLSWYLERLDEVRARTLAAVRDFPAPDAEIPWLEHTVTPRWVLSHVIEHESYHGGQMLLLQDLYAAGS from the coding sequence ATGCCTTCCTTCGACGCCTGCCCCCTCGACGGCTACCCGACGGAATTGGGCCTCCTTCTGGCTACTCTACAAAGCTGTACCTGGGATTGGCGAGACGAGCTGGGCGACGTCGATGAAGACGCCATCGTCTGGCAGGCGCGATCGGGAGGGCACAGCATCGGAGCCGTGTTGCTGCACATCGGCGAGGTCGAGCTCTATTGGATTGAGGAGGTCGTGCTGGGGCGGGAGATGAGCGAAGCCGACCTCCAGTTGTTCATGTCACGCGAAATCGAGCAATACAAAGGACAATGGCCCTCCCCTCCCCGGCGCCCTCTAAGCTGGTACTTGGAGCGTCTGGATGAGGTTAGAGCCAGAACGCTGGCCGCCGTCCGCGATTTTCCCGCTCCAGACGCCGAGATCCCGTGGCTGGAGCACACCGTGACGCCCCGCTGGGTCCTCTCTCATGTGATCGAGCACGAGAGCTATCACGGGGGCCAAATGTTACTGCTGCAGGACCTCTACGCCGCAGGCAGTTGA
- the rpmG gene encoding 50S ribosomal protein L33, translating into MAKKAEAREIIRIVCTEDGKSYYTTTKNKRNTTDRLELMKYNPNLRKHTLHREKK; encoded by the coding sequence ATGGCAAAGAAGGCCGAAGCCCGAGAAATTATTAGAATCGTCTGCACCGAGGATGGGAAGAGTTACTACACCACCACCAAGAATAAGCGGAACACCACCGACCGCCTTGAACTGATGAAGTACAACCCGAACCTCCGGAAGCACACCCTGCACCGCGAGAAGAAGTAA
- the rpmF gene encoding 50S ribosomal protein L32, whose product MPNPKRRHSHQRTALRRTNYVAIMPEIQVNKQVGGEPYNLRFVATPDGYYKGRLLPGFKAK is encoded by the coding sequence ATGCCCAATCCTAAGCGACGCCATAGTCACCAGCGGACCGCCTTGCGCCGCACCAATTACGTTGCCATCATGCCTGAGATCCAGGTGAACAAGCAGGTCGGCGGCGAGCCGTACAACCTTCGCTTCGTGGCGACGCCCGACGGCTACTACAAGGGCCGCCTGCTCCCTGGCTTCAAGGCCAAGTAA
- a CDS encoding sigma-70 family RNA polymerase sigma factor yields the protein MASAHTDSFLIERYLNGDKHAMDELVQRHQARAYQYAFRLTRDRDTAADLVADAFLRVFRSVEGFKGQSAFTTWLYRIITNCFLDARKKAASRPTSSLDDAMDTPEGELQRQFESDDESPFDLLDRRMRAQALADAIEALPDVHRSIVQMYHGEMLSYEEIAEVLRVPIGTVKSRLNRARLALAQQLAGRREDLIAA from the coding sequence ATGGCTAGCGCGCACACCGACTCATTTTTAATCGAGAGATATCTGAATGGCGACAAGCACGCAATGGACGAGCTGGTGCAGAGGCATCAGGCCCGAGCTTATCAGTACGCTTTCCGATTAACCAGGGACCGGGACACTGCCGCGGATCTGGTGGCGGACGCGTTCCTTCGGGTCTTCCGATCCGTGGAAGGATTTAAAGGTCAGAGCGCTTTCACCACCTGGCTCTATCGGATCATCACCAATTGCTTCCTAGACGCCCGGAAGAAGGCGGCGAGCCGCCCCACGAGCAGCCTCGATGACGCGATGGATACCCCCGAGGGAGAGCTCCAGCGTCAGTTCGAGAGCGACGATGAGAGCCCGTTCGATCTGCTCGACCGCCGAATGAGAGCCCAAGCCTTAGCCGACGCGATTGAAGCGTTGCCGGACGTCCACCGCTCGATCGTCCAGATGTACCACGGCGAGATGCTCAGCTACGAGGAGATCGCGGAGGTCCTTCGGGTGCCGATCGGCACGGTCAAGAGCCGCCTCAACCGAGCTCGCCTCGCCCTTGCCCAGCAGCTTGCCGGCAGGCGCGAAGATCTGATCGCCGCGTAG
- the recN gene encoding DNA repair protein RecN, with amino-acid sequence MIVELTVENLAIIERSQLVLKPGFTVLTGETGAGKSLLIDAIELALGERADTELVRTGASRASVSVVLDLSNEPAALARCQELGVGLEGTTLYIQREVAAKGGSQCRIGGKLTPVSTLRQLGSFLVDLHGQHDHQSLLDAERHIGFLDEWIGGPVVELLQRIEAAHERALEANRRLTSFRQGLRDREHRLDLLRFQVNEIEAVNPQPGELEELDAQLSRLKYAEKLATASFGALATVADQENCAIDQLGEAVKLLESAIRYDASLESVVAPMREALIEVEEAAHTLRGYSENLEADPARLDEVAGRIDSLKRLRRKYGADENEVLEFLHDAREQLALLEDGEASEEELVEAASRAGAALNEVASELTSLRKERAVEFAERTQHQLRDLAMDRAVFSVDIRPKPADATGADQVEFFFSANLGEPPRPLGKIASGGEISRVMLAIKTAMAGRAGVPTLIFDEVDAGLGGRAAVTVARKLGELAEHYQVLVITHLPQIAGRADHHFRIEKDESSGRVVTSVRLLEEHERVEEIARMLAGDHVTDAVRANAREMLGSLGVGR; translated from the coding sequence ATGATCGTCGAGCTCACCGTTGAAAACCTGGCCATTATCGAGCGCTCGCAGCTCGTGCTGAAACCAGGCTTCACGGTTCTCACCGGTGAAACCGGCGCCGGAAAGTCGCTGTTGATCGACGCGATCGAGCTGGCCCTTGGCGAGCGGGCCGACACGGAGCTCGTTCGCACTGGAGCGAGCCGGGCCTCGGTAAGCGTAGTACTGGACCTTTCGAACGAGCCGGCCGCGCTCGCTCGTTGCCAGGAGCTAGGCGTGGGGCTTGAGGGAACGACCCTCTACATCCAGCGCGAGGTCGCCGCAAAGGGGGGGTCGCAATGCCGGATCGGGGGAAAGCTGACTCCGGTGTCCACATTGCGGCAGCTCGGAAGTTTCCTCGTCGATCTCCATGGGCAACACGACCACCAAAGCTTGCTGGACGCGGAGCGTCACATCGGATTTCTCGACGAGTGGATCGGCGGCCCGGTCGTGGAGCTCCTTCAGAGAATCGAAGCCGCCCACGAGCGCGCGCTCGAAGCAAATCGGCGATTGACCTCCTTTCGCCAGGGATTACGGGACCGCGAGCATCGGCTCGACCTCTTGCGCTTCCAAGTCAATGAAATCGAAGCTGTAAACCCCCAGCCAGGGGAGCTGGAGGAACTCGACGCGCAGCTTTCCCGGCTGAAGTACGCCGAGAAGCTGGCGACCGCCTCTTTTGGCGCTCTCGCCACAGTGGCGGACCAGGAAAACTGTGCCATCGACCAACTCGGAGAAGCGGTCAAGCTTCTGGAGTCCGCGATCCGATACGACGCATCGCTGGAGTCGGTGGTTGCGCCTATGCGGGAAGCCCTGATCGAAGTGGAGGAAGCTGCTCACACGCTGCGGGGGTATTCGGAGAATCTGGAAGCCGACCCCGCACGGCTCGACGAGGTTGCCGGCCGAATCGACTCCCTAAAGCGGCTTCGCCGCAAATACGGCGCCGACGAAAACGAAGTGCTCGAATTTCTGCACGACGCCCGAGAGCAACTCGCCCTCTTAGAAGATGGTGAGGCGAGCGAAGAGGAACTGGTGGAAGCCGCGAGCCGAGCCGGGGCCGCGCTCAATGAAGTTGCGTCCGAGTTAACGTCACTGCGAAAAGAGCGGGCGGTGGAGTTTGCTGAGCGAACGCAGCACCAACTGCGTGACCTGGCGATGGATAGAGCGGTATTCAGCGTCGACATCCGCCCCAAGCCCGCAGACGCTACGGGCGCGGACCAGGTCGAGTTCTTTTTTTCGGCCAATCTGGGCGAGCCGCCCCGCCCGCTTGGGAAAATCGCAAGCGGGGGAGAAATCAGCCGGGTGATGCTGGCGATCAAAACCGCCATGGCGGGCCGGGCCGGAGTGCCGACTCTCATTTTCGACGAGGTCGATGCCGGCCTCGGCGGACGCGCCGCCGTCACCGTCGCCCGGAAACTTGGCGAATTGGCAGAGCATTATCAGGTGCTCGTCATCACCCACCTTCCCCAGATCGCCGGTCGCGCCGATCACCATTTCCGGATCGAAAAAGACGAATCGAGCGGCCGCGTGGTGACGAGCGTTCGCCTCCTCGAGGAGCACGAGCGGGTCGAGGAGATAGCCCGAATGCTCGCGGGCGACCACGTAACCGACGCCGTCCGAGCCAACGCGCGGGAGATGTTGGGGTCGCTAGGCGTTGGACGTTGA
- a CDS encoding MBL fold metallo-hydrolase RNA specificity domain-containing protein, translated as MAQSIGFYGAAETVTGSRHLLTLDGKRILVDCGLFQGTRDSRELNWLPFPVDPVSLDAVVITHAHMDHIGWLPRLVAQGYRGPIYATPATIGLCRISLPDSARIQEEDARRANRHGSRHQPALPLYTEEQAFDCMRQFRPVRYAENHELPGGATFRYHPAGHILGSAFAEIFFANGERILMGGDLGRYDTPIIRDPDVIEGAEYLVVESTYGDRLHPTGDPMEAIELILRDAWQTGASVIVPSFAIGRTQELLYFFRLLQDAGRMPRIPVYIDSPMAVSATRLYADAKEEHDEDMLLSVEQGRSELEPAGVTFIRDREQSKALNNQRGPIVIIAGSGMANGGRVVHHLMHRISDPNNIVLFTGYQAAGTLGRRILDGDPEVRILGQEVPVRARIEQLSALSAHADQGEILRWLGGFKTPPRQTFIVHGEPHAQEALREKIVSSLGWNAVIPHMGETFEL; from the coding sequence ATGGCTCAATCGATCGGCTTCTATGGCGCAGCGGAGACGGTTACCGGCTCTCGTCACCTTCTGACCCTCGATGGGAAACGGATCTTGGTCGATTGCGGTCTCTTCCAGGGAACCCGTGATTCCAGGGAGCTGAACTGGCTTCCGTTCCCCGTCGATCCGGTGAGTTTGGATGCGGTGGTGATAACCCACGCCCACATGGACCACATCGGCTGGCTGCCGCGCTTAGTGGCCCAAGGATATCGAGGCCCGATCTACGCGACTCCGGCAACGATCGGCCTATGCCGGATTTCGCTTCCCGACTCGGCGAGAATTCAGGAAGAAGACGCCCGGCGCGCCAACCGGCACGGCTCACGGCACCAGCCTGCGCTCCCTCTCTACACCGAGGAGCAGGCCTTCGATTGCATGAGACAATTTCGGCCCGTTCGCTACGCCGAAAATCATGAGCTGCCGGGCGGCGCGACCTTCCGCTACCATCCGGCCGGACATATTCTCGGGTCGGCATTCGCGGAGATCTTCTTCGCGAACGGGGAGCGTATCCTGATGGGCGGCGACCTCGGCCGATACGATACACCGATCATCCGCGACCCGGACGTGATCGAAGGAGCCGAATACCTGGTTGTTGAAAGCACTTACGGCGACCGCCTTCACCCCACGGGAGATCCGATGGAGGCAATTGAGTTGATCCTGCGCGACGCGTGGCAGACCGGCGCCTCGGTAATCGTTCCCTCGTTTGCGATCGGCCGTACCCAGGAATTGCTGTACTTCTTCCGGCTACTGCAAGACGCGGGGCGCATGCCGAGGATCCCGGTCTACATCGACTCGCCGATGGCCGTATCGGCCACCCGGCTTTACGCGGACGCCAAGGAGGAGCACGACGAGGACATGCTTCTCTCCGTCGAGCAAGGCCGTAGCGAGTTGGAGCCGGCTGGGGTGACGTTCATCCGCGACCGCGAGCAGTCGAAGGCGCTGAATAACCAACGGGGTCCGATCGTAATCATCGCCGGAAGCGGCATGGCCAACGGCGGCCGGGTTGTCCACCACTTGATGCACCGGATCTCGGACCCGAATAACATCGTCCTGTTCACCGGCTACCAGGCCGCGGGAACCCTCGGCCGCCGCATTCTGGATGGCGATCCCGAGGTTCGCATCCTCGGACAAGAGGTGCCGGTGAGGGCACGGATCGAGCAGCTATCGGCGTTGTCTGCTCACGCCGACCAAGGAGAGATCCTTCGCTGGCTGGGCGGTTTCAAAACGCCGCCTCGGCAAACGTTCATCGTCCACGGCGAACCGCACGCACAGGAGGCGCTGCGAGAAAAGATCGTTAGCTCTCTCGGCTGGAACGCAGTGATCCCGCATATGGGAGAGACCTTCGAACTGTGA